The Bacteroidota bacterium genome contains a region encoding:
- a CDS encoding FRG domain-containing protein yields the protein MNLKEVVTYIKARYIQEEVLLRQFDYHQDQFYLKPNPKYLFRGEQKYPSTKSSYHRLIDNEPKLVSELTNFSLSLSTYLLQYLYPNISRSNSNYWPTINELGTYLQHYGFPVMFLDFTQNINIAAFFASHNNDSQSGRICILETSTLLDSNEYILKLSNSNAQRPKLQEAFSLRMFDDKPDLKNSDHFKTVWIDFDLAQTDVIEFSNPKLLSTKGDKISDLIISYLNNHKPTSKSLMLRLESLRNDLLVKKNWA from the coding sequence ACCAAGACCAATTCTATCTAAAACCCAATCCTAAGTATTTATTTAGAGGTGAACAGAAATATCCTTCAACAAAATCAAGCTATCATAGGCTAATAGATAATGAGCCAAAATTAGTTTCTGAGTTAACTAATTTCAGCCTATCACTAAGCACTTATTTACTGCAATATTTATATCCTAACATTAGCAGATCGAATTCCAATTACTGGCCAACAATTAACGAACTTGGCACATATCTCCAGCATTACGGTTTTCCTGTCATGTTTCTAGACTTTACTCAAAATATTAATATCGCAGCATTTTTTGCCTCACACAATAATGATTCTCAGAGCGGACGAATTTGCATCTTAGAAACTTCAACACTTCTCGATAGTAATGAATATATTCTTAAGCTCTCAAACAGCAATGCGCAAAGACCTAAGCTGCAAGAAGCGTTTTCGTTAAGAATGTTTGATGACAAACCTGATTTGAAGAATTCAGACCATTTCAAGACTGTTTGGATTGATTTTGATTTAGCTCAAACCGATGTTATTGAATTTTCCAACCCAAAGTTGCTGAGTACAAAGGGTGACAAGATTAGTGACTTAATTATATCATATCTCAATAACCACAAACCGACCAGCAAAAGTTTAATGCTCAGACTAGAATCGTTAAGAAATGATCTTCTCGTTAAAAAAAACTGGGCATAA
- a CDS encoding CusA/CzcA family heavy metal efflux RND transporter — MLDKIIAFSIKNKFIIALMTLALIVWGVWSATKLPIDAVPDITNNQVQIITVCPTLAGQEVEQLVTYPIEQSIANLPDLEELRSISRFGLSVITVVFDDKVDIYFARQLINERLKEAETKIPKGVGTPELAPVSTGLGEVYQYIIHPKKGSESKYTAMDLRTMQDWIVARQLYGTAGIAEVNSFGGQMKQYEVAVNPDRLIAMGITIPEIFTALEKNNENTGGAYIDKKPNAYFIRGVGLIGSFDDIKNIVVKTNPNGIPILIKDVAEVHLGSAVRYGAMTYNGEVDAVGGVVMMLKGANSADVVSRIKDKMATIQKSLPKDVVIEPYLDRTDLVNRAISTVEKNLIEGALIVIFVLVLFLGNLRAGLIVASAIPLSMLFALGLMNVFGVSANLMSLGAIDFGLIVDGAVIIVEATLHHLGMRKTIGKLSQSEMDNEVFVSASKIRSSAAFGEIIILIVYIPILTLVGIEGKMFSPMAQTVSFAIVGALILSLTYIPMMCAAFLSKNISHKQTLSDRMMNFFQRLYAPLLEKAIRFKKVIVVATVAVFAVSVFLFSRMGGEFIPTLQEGDFAFHCILPQGTSLSQSLETSMQASRLIKEFDEVKMVVGKTGAAEVPTDPMPPEATDMMIILKSPDEWKRDISYDELAEEFEQKLNTIPGVFFEKNQPIQMRFNELMTGIRQDVAVKIFGENMDTLLSYANKVNSVVQSVDGATEPSVERVAGLPQIVIKYNRSQIANYGLNIEDINHIVSTSFAGGSAGVVYENERKFDLVVRLDSTHRNNIDDVSHLYIPTANGTQIPLSQVAEIKMELGPAQISREDGKRRIVVGFNIKGRDVESVVTDIQKELNEKVKLPEGYYYTYGGTFENLQAASKRLMIALPVALALIFMLLYFTFGSVKQATLIYTAIPMSAIGGVFALLLRDMPFSISAGIGFIALFGVAVLNGIVLIGTFNQLEKDGITDILERIKEGTKIRLRPVLMTATVASLGFLPMALSHGAGAEVQKPLATVVIGGLLTATFLTLFVLPLLYLIFSKTKKAKSKVSTTVILVFVLLSFNVANAQTPTSKTISVEDAISTALKNNLEIQSQQFNVQSSTTLKKSVFELPKTNVNFQFGQYNSINQDKAFQVSQSIPFPTYFTAKSGLYKAELQSSQLQQQATASEIKAQVQYWFYQLQYLQTTKKQLQSLDSLYNDFVSAAALRYKTGETNLLEKTTAETKRGQLSLLLKQNETDFATAYNSLKMLMNTSEDFTIDNNGNFQPLVLSSSLDTTLIANNPSLKVLYQQAVIAEQNKKVETASTLPDFNVGYFNQSLIGVQTINGADVNFDGSKRFQGFNVGISIPITFFSNASKVKSLDYKQQALQKEADNGKLVLQNQLQNAFQQYNQNLSQYNYYKSIALPNAEIIISTAKVGFKSGDIGYIEYLQALQTATDVQLNYLQSVNALNQSIVNINFLTNK, encoded by the coding sequence ATGTTAGACAAAATAATTGCGTTCAGCATAAAGAACAAATTCATCATCGCATTGATGACACTTGCACTCATTGTTTGGGGAGTGTGGAGTGCAACAAAACTGCCCATAGATGCAGTTCCCGACATCACCAACAACCAAGTGCAAATCATTACGGTTTGCCCCACCCTTGCAGGACAAGAGGTGGAACAGTTGGTTACTTACCCCATCGAACAAAGCATTGCGAACCTTCCCGATTTGGAAGAGTTGCGGAGCATTTCCCGTTTCGGACTTTCGGTAATTACAGTTGTGTTTGACGACAAAGTGGACATCTACTTTGCCCGACAACTCATTAATGAAAGGCTAAAGGAAGCGGAAACTAAAATCCCCAAAGGTGTTGGCACACCCGAATTAGCACCTGTTAGCACAGGTTTGGGCGAAGTGTATCAATACATTATTCACCCCAAAAAAGGTAGCGAAAGCAAATACACGGCTATGGACTTGCGAACAATGCAAGACTGGATTGTTGCCCGACAGCTTTACGGAACAGCAGGAATTGCAGAAGTAAACAGCTTTGGCGGGCAAATGAAACAATATGAAGTTGCTGTAAATCCTGACAGATTGATTGCAATGGGAATAACCATTCCCGAAATTTTTACCGCTTTAGAAAAAAACAACGAAAACACAGGCGGGGCATACATTGACAAAAAGCCAAATGCCTATTTCATTCGTGGTGTGGGTTTGATTGGTTCGTTTGACGACATCAAGAATATAGTCGTAAAAACCAATCCAAACGGCATCCCTATTTTGATAAAAGATGTTGCCGAAGTGCATTTAGGTAGTGCCGTGCGATATGGTGCAATGACTTACAACGGTGAGGTAGATGCCGTTGGCGGTGTAGTAATGATGTTAAAAGGTGCAAATAGTGCCGATGTGGTAAGCCGTATTAAAGATAAAATGGCAACTATTCAAAAATCATTACCAAAAGATGTAGTAATTGAACCCTATTTAGATAGAACCGATTTGGTAAACCGTGCCATTTCAACAGTAGAAAAAAATCTGATTGAAGGAGCTTTAATAGTAATCTTCGTTTTGGTTTTATTTCTTGGAAACCTTCGTGCAGGTTTAATTGTGGCTTCTGCCATTCCTTTATCAATGTTGTTTGCTTTGGGCTTAATGAATGTATTTGGCGTAAGTGCCAATCTAATGAGTTTAGGAGCAATTGACTTTGGTTTGATTGTGGACGGAGCAGTAATTATTGTAGAAGCCACCTTGCACCATTTAGGAATGCGGAAAACAATTGGCAAACTTTCACAATCAGAAATGGATAATGAAGTGTTTGTTTCCGCATCTAAAATCCGAAGCAGTGCCGCTTTTGGCGAAATAATTATCCTTATTGTTTATATTCCAATTCTTACCTTGGTAGGTATCGAGGGCAAAATGTTTAGCCCGATGGCTCAAACAGTTTCTTTCGCCATTGTTGGAGCGTTGATTTTATCGCTTACCTACATTCCAATGATGTGTGCAGCTTTCCTTTCTAAAAACATTTCGCACAAACAAACATTGAGCGATAGAATGATGAATTTTTTCCAACGACTTTATGCACCGTTATTAGAAAAAGCAATTCGTTTTAAAAAAGTAATTGTAGTCGCAACCGTTGCGGTATTTGCAGTTTCCGTATTTCTATTTTCAAGAATGGGTGGTGAGTTTATTCCAACCTTGCAAGAAGGCGACTTTGCATTTCATTGCATTTTGCCACAAGGAACTTCACTTTCTCAAAGTTTAGAAACCAGTATGCAAGCATCACGGCTAATTAAAGAATTTGACGAAGTAAAGATGGTAGTCGGAAAAACAGGAGCAGCCGAAGTGCCAACCGACCCAATGCCACCCGAAGCCACCGATATGATGATAATTCTAAAAAGCCCTGATGAATGGAAACGTGATATTTCATATGATGAATTGGCAGAAGAATTTGAACAAAAATTAAATACCATTCCTGGGGTTTTCTTTGAAAAAAACCAACCCATACAAATGCGGTTTAATGAACTTATGACTGGTATTCGCCAAGATGTTGCTGTTAAAATATTTGGTGAAAATATGGACACACTTTTAAGCTATGCTAATAAGGTAAATTCAGTTGTTCAAAGTGTGGACGGTGCAACTGAACCAAGCGTTGAAAGGGTTGCAGGACTTCCGCAAATCGTAATTAAATATAACCGTTCGCAAATTGCCAATTACGGTTTAAACATTGAGGACATCAACCACATTGTTTCTACATCATTTGCTGGTGGAAGTGCAGGAGTTGTGTATGAAAACGAACGCAAATTTGATTTAGTGGTTAGGCTTGACAGCACACACCGAAACAACATTGACGATGTAAGTCATTTATATATCCCAACTGCCAACGGAACACAAATTCCATTATCGCAAGTTGCGGAAATAAAAATGGAATTAGGCCCTGCACAAATAAGCCGTGAAGATGGTAAACGCAGAATTGTTGTGGGCTTCAACATCAAGGGCAGAGATGTGGAAAGTGTTGTTACCGATATTCAAAAAGAACTGAATGAAAAGGTAAAACTTCCCGAAGGATATTATTACACTTATGGAGGAACTTTTGAAAATCTGCAAGCGGCAAGTAAACGCCTAATGATTGCTTTGCCTGTGGCATTGGCACTCATTTTTATGTTACTCTATTTCACCTTTGGTTCAGTAAAACAAGCAACGCTAATTTATACCGCAATTCCAATGAGTGCAATAGGCGGTGTATTCGCTTTACTTCTTCGTGATATGCCTTTCAGCATTTCGGCAGGTATTGGTTTTATTGCCTTGTTTGGTGTAGCAGTTTTAAATGGCATTGTGCTAATCGGAACTTTTAACCAATTAGAAAAAGACGGAATTACGGACATATTAGAACGAATAAAAGAAGGAACTAAAATCCGCTTGCGACCTGTGTTAATGACTGCCACCGTTGCATCATTAGGATTTTTACCAATGGCACTTTCACACGGTGCGGGGGCAGAAGTGCAAAAACCTTTGGCAACGGTTGTGATAGGAGGTTTGCTCACCGCAACTTTCTTAACCCTGTTTGTTTTGCCTTTGCTGTATCTTATATTTTCTAAAACTAAAAAAGCAAAAAGCAAAGTTTCAACAACAGTAATTTTAGTTTTTGTATTGCTTTCATTCAATGTTGCCAATGCTCAAACGCCAACATCTAAAACCATTTCGGTTGAAGATGCAATAAGCACCGCATTGAAAAATAATTTAGAAATTCAATCACAACAATTCAATGTGCAATCTTCCACCACTTTGAAAAAATCGGTGTTTGAATTACCCAAAACAAATGTCAATTTTCAGTTTGGGCAATACAACAGCATCAATCAGGACAAGGCTTTTCAGGTTTCGCAAAGTATTCCGTTTCCTACCTATTTCACTGCAAAATCAGGTTTGTATAAAGCCGAATTGCAAAGTAGCCAATTGCAACAGCAAGCCACAGCAAGCGAAATAAAAGCACAGGTTCAATACTGGTTTTATCAGTTGCAGTATTTGCAAACCACTAAAAAGCAACTGCAATCTTTAGACAGCTTGTATAACGATTTTGTGAGTGCAGCAGCCTTGCGATACAAAACAGGCGAAACAAATTTGTTGGAAAAAACCACAGCCGAAACCAAACGTGGACAGCTTTCGCTTTTGCTCAAACAAAATGAAACGGACTTTGCCACGGCTTACAATTCTTTAAAAATGCTAATGAACACAAGCGAGGATTTTACGATTGACAACAACGGAAACTTTCAACCGCTTGTATTAAGCAGTTCGCTTGACACCACGCTTATTGCAAATAATCCATCGCTGAAAGTGTTGTATCAGCAAGCCGTTATTGCCGAGCAAAACAAAAAAGTTGAAACCGCATCTACGCTACCCGATTTCAATGTCGGTTATTTCAACCAGTCCTTAATTGGTGTGCAAACGATTAACGGAGCAGATGTGAATTTTGACGGTAGCAAACGCTTTCAAGGTTTTAATGTTGGCATAAGTATTCCGATTACTTTTTTCAGCAATGCATCAAAAGTAAAATCACTTGACTACAAACAGCAAGCATTGCAAAAAGAAGCCGACAACGGAAAACTGGTTTTACAAAATCAACTGCAAAATGCTTTTCAGCAATACAATCAGAATTTGTCGCAATACAATTATTACAAATCAATCGCTTTGCCCAATGCCGAAATAATTATTAGCACGGCAAAAGTTGGTTTCAAAAGTGGCGACATTGGCTACATTGAATACTTGCAAGCATTGCAAACCGCTACTGATGTGCAGTTAAATTATCTGCAATCGGTAAACGCACTCAATCAGAGTATTGTCAATATTAATTTCTTAACTAACAAATAA
- a CDS encoding efflux RND transporter periplasmic adaptor subunit: MKNIIFIAAIATSIIFASCNSNKTETHGEETEHHDEHENSNTAMLTTEQMKSIKIELGSIEKKQLTASLKANGILKVPNQNRANATASLGGVVKSILVQTGNSVGKGQTIATISNNSFITMQEEFLSISSKAELAQLEFARQKELQQGNAGALKNLQSADAELKTLKARKASLQKQLELIGINTASLTSENIQSVVNISSPINGTISIVMVNIGSYVDANNPIAEIVDNSQLHLDLYVYEKDLQKLKVGQTIHFTLTNNPGKEYDADVYAISNTFEQNTKAISVHAMVKGDKQGLIDGMSITALVSLENATVDAVPTNAIVNHEGQDYIFIVTDAHKEEEHHSEKETAEHKHDESGHQHSEKEEPEHKEEGTTFEKIPIRKGTTDVGYSEITLLKEIPAKSKVVVNGAFFILAKMNNKGEAHSH; this comes from the coding sequence ATGAAAAATATAATATTTATAGCAGCCATTGCAACATCCATAATATTTGCATCCTGCAACAGCAATAAAACCGAAACGCACGGAGAAGAAACCGAACACCACGATGAACACGAAAACTCCAACACGGCAATGCTTACAACCGAGCAAATGAAATCTATAAAAATAGAATTAGGTAGTATTGAGAAAAAGCAATTAACCGCTTCGTTAAAAGCCAACGGAATTTTAAAAGTGCCTAATCAAAATCGTGCCAATGCCACAGCTTCATTGGGTGGAGTTGTCAAATCTATTTTGGTGCAAACAGGCAATTCGGTAGGCAAAGGACAAACCATTGCTACCATTTCAAACAATTCTTTTATCACAATGCAAGAAGAATTTTTAAGCATTTCTTCAAAAGCGGAATTGGCACAATTAGAATTTGCCCGTCAAAAGGAATTGCAACAAGGCAATGCAGGAGCATTGAAAAATTTGCAGTCAGCCGATGCAGAACTTAAAACACTTAAAGCCCGAAAAGCAAGTCTGCAAAAACAATTAGAGTTAATCGGTATCAACACCGCTTCACTCACAAGCGAAAATATCCAGTCCGTTGTAAATATTTCAAGCCCAATAAACGGCACAATTAGCATTGTAATGGTAAACATTGGCAGTTATGTAGATGCCAACAACCCCATTGCCGAAATAGTGGACAATAGCCAACTGCACCTTGACTTGTATGTGTATGAAAAAGATTTGCAAAAACTAAAAGTTGGGCAAACCATCCATTTTACACTCACCAACAATCCGGGTAAAGAATACGATGCAGATGTTTACGCCATTAGCAACACCTTTGAGCAAAACACCAAAGCCATTTCGGTTCACGCAATGGTAAAAGGCGACAAGCAAGGCTTAATTGACGGAATGAGTATTACCGCTTTGGTTAGTTTAGAAAATGCTACCGTTGATGCCGTGCCTACCAACGCCATTGTAAACCACGAAGGGCAAGACTATATTTTTATCGTAACCGATGCCCACAAAGAAGAGGAACATCATTCAGAAAAAGAAACTGCCGAACACAAGCACGATGAAAGCGGACATCAGCATAGCGAAAAAGAAGAACCCGAACACAAGGAAGAAGGAACAACATTTGAAAAAATCCCTATTCGCAAAGGGACTACTGATGTTGGTTACAGCGAAATTACTTTACTTAAAGAAATTCCTGCAAAAAGCAAAGTAGTTGTAAACGGAGCATTTTTTATTTTAGCTAAAATGAATAATAAAGGCGAAGCACATTCACATTAA
- a CDS encoding cation-translocating P-type ATPase, producing MKLPINDKKFLFLLSAITIVVALEVLSIIGIHIPMPYAPFVFAIFILGIGYNVLWNGVKAIFKLKFSSINLLMTIAVIGAFYLGEYPEAAVVIVLYVLGERLEDIGIENSKSALDELVSKAPKTAFVKTENANVAIDKIAVGTIIQVKAGEMIPLDGKIISGETMVDEAAITGEPIAKDKRTGDNLFAGTLNKNGFIEMKTTKLSVDTTFSKIIRLTFEAQGNKSETQKFIQQFSKYYTPSIIAMAILVFVIPVFAMQLDFNHWLQQAITLLVIACPCALVISTPVAIYAAIGNASAKGALVKGGKYIEALASIKAIALDKTRTITFGNPIVSDVFPLNGTSREELLACTAGAEIFSEHPLAQAIVDASKKEGFEPHKTEGFKSIMGKGATAKCLVCEDETIYVGKLDFIKEHQPVDKEAEKIVAELSAQGKTSVVVSFGEGVAGVIGLMDEIKPDSAAALKEIEAMNIEPIMLTGDHEKAANYVAQQVGIKKIFGNLLPENKAEKIKELLQQYKFVAMVGDGINDAPALAQSTIGIAMGAAGSDTAIETANIALMNDKLSLIPFLIRLSQKTLRRIKFNTIGAIAVKLIFITLAFIGYSNLVFAIAADVGVTLIVILTSLNLMKFENTIASN from the coding sequence ATGAAACTTCCAATCAACGACAAAAAATTTCTCTTTCTTCTTTCGGCAATCACAATTGTGGTTGCCTTAGAAGTTTTATCCATCATCGGCATACATATACCAATGCCTTATGCACCTTTTGTTTTCGCCATTTTCATTTTAGGCATTGGCTACAATGTTTTATGGAACGGAGTAAAAGCAATCTTCAAACTCAAATTCAGCAGCATTAATTTATTAATGACAATTGCCGTAATAGGTGCATTTTATTTGGGCGAATACCCAGAAGCAGCAGTAGTAATAGTGCTATATGTTTTAGGCGAACGCTTAGAAGATATTGGCATTGAAAATTCAAAATCGGCATTAGATGAATTGGTAAGCAAAGCACCCAAAACAGCATTTGTAAAAACAGAAAACGCAAATGTTGCTATTGATAAAATTGCAGTCGGCACAATCATTCAGGTAAAAGCAGGTGAAATGATACCGCTTGACGGCAAAATTATTTCTGGCGAAACAATGGTTGATGAAGCCGCCATAACGGGCGAACCCATTGCAAAAGACAAACGCACAGGCGACAATTTGTTTGCAGGAACGCTAAACAAAAATGGTTTTATAGAAATGAAAACAACCAAACTTTCTGTTGATACCACTTTCTCAAAAATCATTCGACTAACTTTTGAAGCACAGGGCAACAAAAGTGAAACACAAAAATTCATTCAACAATTTTCAAAGTATTACACACCGTCAATTATTGCAATGGCAATTTTAGTTTTTGTCATTCCTGTATTTGCAATGCAATTAGATTTTAACCATTGGTTGCAACAAGCCATTACACTTTTAGTAATCGCTTGTCCTTGTGCATTGGTTATATCCACACCAGTGGCAATTTACGCAGCCATCGGAAACGCATCAGCAAAAGGAGCATTGGTAAAAGGCGGAAAATATATTGAAGCATTAGCAAGCATCAAAGCAATTGCATTAGACAAAACCCGAACCATCACTTTTGGAAATCCTATTGTTTCAGATGTGTTTCCGTTAAACGGAACAAGCCGAGAAGAATTGTTGGCTTGCACCGCAGGAGCAGAAATATTTAGCGAACACCCATTGGCACAAGCGATAGTAGATGCAAGCAAAAAAGAAGGATTTGAACCACACAAAACCGAAGGTTTCAAAAGCATTATGGGCAAAGGAGCAACCGCAAAATGTTTGGTGTGTGAAGACGAAACAATTTATGTAGGCAAGTTAGATTTCATAAAAGAACATCAACCCGTTGACAAAGAAGCCGAGAAAATTGTAGCAGAACTTTCAGCACAAGGCAAAACAAGCGTAGTAGTAAGTTTTGGCGAAGGTGTGGCAGGTGTTATTGGTTTAATGGACGAAATAAAACCCGACAGTGCAGCAGCATTAAAAGAAATAGAAGCAATGAACATAGAACCTATTATGCTTACAGGCGACCACGAAAAAGCAGCAAACTATGTAGCCCAACAAGTAGGCATCAAAAAAATATTCGGAAATCTTTTACCCGAAAACAAAGCTGAAAAAATTAAAGAACTTTTGCAACAATATAAATTTGTAGCAATGGTAGGCGATGGCATAAACGATGCACCAGCATTGGCACAAAGCACCATAGGCATAGCAATGGGAGCAGCAGGAAGCGACACAGCAATTGAAACCGCAAACATTGCATTGATGAATGATAAACTTTCACTCATCCCTTTTTTAATTCGGTTAAGTCAAAAAACATTACGCAGAATAAAATTCAACACCATCGGAGCAATAGCGGTAAAACTTATATTCATTACACTTGCATTTATAGGTTACAGCAATTTAGTTTTTGCCATAGCAGCAGATGTAGGAGTAACACTAATTGTAATTTTGACAAGTTTAAATTTGATGAAATTTGAAAATACAATTGCAAGCAATTGA
- a CDS encoding type II toxin-antitoxin system death-on-curing family toxin — MITLNEVIAIHEVLIDKFGGTQGLRDSNALDAIINRPLATFDGKELYPNVVDKAAAILESTLINHPFIDGNKRIGYVLMRLILMNQGFDISATHQEKYELVIEVAEGKQNFEEIRSWISAHIEKHV; from the coding sequence ATGATTACACTGAATGAAGTGATAGCCATTCACGAAGTGCTAATTGACAAATTTGGAGGTACCCAAGGTTTAAGAGACAGCAACGCCTTAGACGCTATTATTAACAGACCACTCGCTACTTTTGACGGAAAGGAATTATACCCAAATGTTGTTGATAAAGCAGCCGCAATCCTAGAAAGCACTTTAATAAACCACCCATTTATAGACGGAAATAAAAGAATTGGTTATGTATTAATGCGACTCATTCTTATGAATCAGGGATTTGACATTTCAGCAACTCACCAAGAAAAATATGAACTTGTTATTGAAGTTGCAGAGGGAAAGCAAAATTTTGAGGAAATTAGAAGTTGGATTTCTGCTCACATTGAAAAGCACGTTTGA
- a CDS encoding YiiX family permuted papain-like enzyme, translating to MKKVIFIIGIFGLTIFIGFYTKRKFYDSRHKLDNAKIEVKNLADKDEIKNGDLIFQTSLSGQSKAIQLATKSQYSHCGLIYKDNNRFFVFEAVQPVKLTPLDKWIARGQDGKFVIKRLKNAEQVLTSATLQKMRQVGDKFIGKNYDLIFEWSDDKIYCSELIWKIYQRATGLEIGKLEKLSDFDLSNPAVQKKMQERYGEKIPTDEIVISPAAIFDSELLTTVNAN from the coding sequence TTGAAAAAAGTAATATTTATAATCGGAATTTTTGGACTGACAATTTTCATTGGCTTTTATACGAAGCGAAAATTTTATGACTCAAGACATAAACTTGATAATGCAAAAATTGAAGTAAAGAATCTGGCCGACAAAGACGAAATTAAAAATGGTGACTTAATTTTTCAAACTTCACTCTCAGGACAAAGTAAAGCCATACAACTTGCTACAAAATCACAATATTCTCACTGCGGACTGATTTACAAAGACAACAACAGGTTTTTTGTTTTTGAAGCCGTTCAACCAGTTAAACTAACTCCTTTAGACAAATGGATTGCGCGAGGACAAGACGGAAAATTTGTAATTAAGCGACTTAAAAATGCTGAGCAAGTTCTTACTTCCGCGACACTTCAAAAAATGCGACAAGTTGGTGACAAATTTATTGGTAAAAATTACGACCTTATCTTTGAATGGTCAGATGATAAAATTTATTGCTCTGAACTTATATGGAAAATATATCAACGTGCGACTGGACTCGAGATTGGGAAACTTGAAAAACTTAGTGATTTTGACTTATCCAATCCAGCAGTTCAAAAGAAAATGCAAGAACGTTATGGTGAAAAAATCCCAACAGACGAAATTGTTATTTCACCAGCAGCAATTTTTGACAGCGAATTATTGACTACTGTGAATGCTAACTAG